Proteins co-encoded in one bacterium genomic window:
- a CDS encoding ABC transporter permease produces MRRYVIGRVAGVVPLLLGISVMLFVILSIAPGDPVDFLLANNPDVTPGDIVRLKHLYGLDRPVYVRYGRWLAQVAHGDLGWSVNYKLPVRQMLAERLPMSLVLMSAGLAASILVAIPAGVYSALHQYSVFDYGATVGSFLGFSIPLFWLGLIMIYIFAVKLHVLPPGGVHAPDAGTGWSATVDFLRHLILPAAVIALYNMASLARYTRSSILEVSRQDYVRTARAKGLTRWRVMTRHVMRNGMIPIVTVLALTLPVLFGGAPVTETVFGWPGVGQLLIQSVIIGDYVVAVAIVMCIAVLVVGCNLAADVLYGVLDPRVRYE; encoded by the coding sequence ATGCGCCGTTACGTGATCGGCCGGGTGGCCGGCGTGGTGCCGCTACTCCTCGGCATCTCGGTCATGCTGTTCGTGATCCTGAGCATCGCGCCCGGCGATCCGGTGGACTTCTTGCTCGCCAATAATCCCGATGTGACGCCGGGTGATATCGTCCGGCTCAAGCATCTCTACGGGCTCGACCGTCCCGTGTACGTGCGCTACGGGCGGTGGCTTGCGCAGGTCGCGCACGGCGATCTCGGATGGTCGGTCAATTACAAGCTGCCCGTGCGCCAGATGTTGGCGGAACGGCTGCCGATGAGCCTGGTCTTGATGTCGGCCGGGCTGGCGGCGTCGATTCTTGTCGCGATCCCGGCCGGCGTCTACTCGGCGCTGCATCAATACTCCGTGTTCGACTACGGCGCGACCGTCGGATCGTTTCTGGGCTTCAGCATTCCGCTGTTCTGGCTGGGGCTCATCATGATCTACATCTTCGCGGTCAAGCTTCACGTGCTGCCGCCCGGCGGCGTGCACGCCCCGGACGCGGGGACCGGATGGTCCGCGACGGTCGATTTTCTGCGCCATCTGATTCTGCCGGCCGCGGTCATCGCGCTGTACAACATGGCCAGCCTCGCCCGCTATACGCGTTCGAGCATCCTCGAGGTCAGCCGGCAGGACTACGTTCGGACCGCGCGGGCCAAGGGGCTCACCCGCTGGCGCGTGATGACGCGCCACGTCATGCGCAACGGCATGATCCCGATCGTGACGGTGCTGGCGCTTACCCTGCCGGTGCTCTTCGGCGGCGCGCCGGTGACGGAGACGGTCTTCGGGTGGCCGGGCGTGGGACAGCTGCTGATCCAGTCCGTGATCATCGGCGATTACGTCGTCGCGGTCGCGATTGTCATGTGCATCGCCGTGCTGGTGGTTGGATGCAACCTCGCCGCGGACGTGCTGTACGGCGTGCTCGATCCCCGCGTGCGCTACGAATGA
- a CDS encoding isochorismatase family cysteine hydrolase — MTSVLTTLADVLSPRRCALLAIDLQRDFVDARGWAARRGSGGARLRRVIPVINGLIAAARRAGVPVCYVTMEHGRDVDAPNYQARYAARGMHEEILCATGGWGATLDDELDAPRSGDHRIVRHSYDGFAGTALDELLRRRGVETVVASGVVTNLCVQTTVQHAFSLGYYVVVAEDGTAAADETVQAVTLENFRRYFGYVVPSQTIAARWGDAQP; from the coding sequence ATGACTTCGGTGCTGACAACTCTCGCCGACGTGCTGTCTCCCCGACGGTGCGCCCTGCTCGCGATCGATCTCCAGCGCGACTTTGTCGACGCCCGCGGCTGGGCGGCGCGGCGGGGATCGGGCGGCGCCCGGCTGCGTCGCGTCATTCCCGTGATCAACGGCCTGATCGCGGCGGCCCGCCGGGCCGGCGTCCCCGTCTGCTACGTGACGATGGAGCACGGCCGGGACGTCGACGCGCCCAACTACCAGGCCCGCTACGCGGCGCGGGGCATGCACGAGGAGATCCTCTGCGCGACCGGCGGGTGGGGCGCGACCCTCGACGATGAGCTCGACGCGCCCCGCTCGGGCGATCACCGCATCGTGCGTCATTCCTATGACGGGTTCGCCGGAACGGCGCTCGACGAATTGCTGCGCCGGCGCGGCGTCGAGACCGTGGTCGCATCCGGCGTCGTCACCAATCTCTGTGTGCAGACGACGGTCCAACATGCGTTCTCGCTCGGCTATTACGTCGTCGTCGCGGAGGACGGCACGGCCGCCGCCGACGAGACGGTGCAGGCCGTAACGTTGGAGAACTTTCGCCGCTACTTCGGCTACGTCGTTCCGTCCCAGACGATCGCGGCCCGCTGGGGCGACGCGCAGCCGTAG
- a CDS encoding LLM class flavin-dependent oxidoreductase, whose product MTGQFGLTLPNRGVLLDAVTADELLDLGEAADRSGAFQSIWVGDSLLAKPRVESVVLLGALAGRTRRTRLGVACMASFPQRHPVLLAVQWASLDVLSNGRALLIACLGGADEMSAAQALEHRTMGIASKERIGRLEEGIVLLRRLFTEEQVIHHGRFYDTDGVTVEPKPVQKPLPIWIASNPTTVTYKVGQAIDARNVERAFRRVAHLADGWMTNKIAPRVFAEQWNTIRGMAAEEGRDPGALGNVLYHNININPDRKHALEESTRFLNAYYTANFTPAFVEAWTAMGTPAQCIEQFHAYFEAGVQEIAIRLTSWQQRRQLELFLNEVAPAFAVNSSLAP is encoded by the coding sequence ATGACGGGACAATTTGGCCTGACTTTGCCTAATCGCGGCGTCCTGCTCGACGCCGTCACGGCGGACGAGTTACTGGACCTCGGGGAAGCCGCCGACCGGTCCGGCGCATTCCAGTCGATCTGGGTCGGCGACAGCCTCCTCGCGAAGCCGCGCGTCGAGTCGGTGGTGCTGTTGGGGGCGCTCGCCGGCCGGACGCGGCGCACGCGGCTCGGCGTGGCGTGCATGGCGTCCTTCCCCCAGCGGCATCCGGTGCTGCTCGCGGTGCAGTGGGCCAGTCTCGACGTCCTCTCGAACGGACGGGCGCTGTTGATCGCCTGTCTCGGCGGGGCCGACGAGATGAGCGCGGCCCAGGCCCTCGAGCATCGGACGATGGGCATCGCCTCGAAGGAGCGGATCGGCCGCCTCGAAGAGGGCATCGTGCTGCTGCGCCGGCTGTTTACAGAGGAGCAGGTGATCCACCACGGCCGCTTCTACGACACCGACGGTGTGACGGTCGAGCCGAAGCCGGTGCAGAAGCCTCTGCCGATCTGGATCGCAAGCAACCCCACAACCGTGACGTACAAGGTCGGGCAGGCGATCGATGCCCGCAACGTGGAGCGCGCGTTCCGGCGGGTGGCGCATTTGGCGGACGGATGGATGACCAACAAGATCGCTCCCCGCGTCTTCGCCGAACAATGGAACACCATCCGCGGCATGGCGGCCGAGGAGGGACGCGATCCCGGCGCGCTCGGCAACGTCCTGTATCACAACATTAATATCAACCCCGACCGCAAGCACGCGCTCGAAGAGAGCACGCGGTTCCTCAATGCGTACTACACGGCCAACTTCACGCCGGCGTTTGTGGAAGCCTGGACCGCGATGGGGACCCCGGCGCAGTGCATCGAGCAGTTCCATGCGTACTTCGAGGCGGGCGTGCAGGAGATCGCGATCCGGCTGACCTCCTGGCAGCAGCGGCGCCAGCTCGAGCTGTTCCTGAACGAGGTCGCGCCCGCGTTCGCGGTCAATTCAAGCCTGGCACCATGA
- a CDS encoding fumarylacetoacetate hydrolase family protein codes for MTPAGGAAMRFARVWIPGRGPSLGVCEGADVRLLATAAGAAVDSLEALLEEAARTGAGIREAARGMLGRGGVHAYRDLDRPPDSGRPHFLAPVAAPEVWAAGVTYERSREARLAETTTVGIYDKVYDAERPEVFFKATASRCVGPNAAVGVRADSRWTVPEAELAVVLDGAGAIVGYTLGNDMSARDIEGENPLYLPQAKIYRACCALGPVVLVSDAPVQRALTLWCRISRGGREVFRGEVSTARLHRPLADLIACLKRSNDVPAMTVLLTGTGIVPPDEFACEAGDLIEIGADEIGVLRNPAVRVA; via the coding sequence ATGACGCCGGCGGGCGGCGCGGCGATGCGGTTCGCCCGGGTGTGGATCCCGGGGCGGGGGCCGTCCCTGGGAGTGTGCGAGGGGGCGGACGTCCGGTTGCTCGCGACGGCGGCCGGCGCGGCCGTGGACTCGCTCGAGGCGCTGCTCGAGGAAGCGGCGCGGACCGGCGCCGGCATCAGGGAGGCCGCCCGCGGCATGCTGGGTCGCGGCGGCGTCCATGCGTACCGCGATCTCGACCGCCCGCCCGATTCCGGACGTCCGCACTTCCTGGCGCCCGTGGCCGCGCCGGAAGTATGGGCCGCCGGCGTGACCTACGAGCGAAGCCGCGAGGCGCGCCTCGCCGAGACCACGACCGTCGGGATCTACGATAAAGTCTACGACGCGGAGCGGCCGGAGGTGTTCTTCAAGGCGACCGCCTCGCGATGCGTCGGCCCGAACGCCGCGGTCGGGGTCCGCGCCGACTCCCGCTGGACGGTGCCGGAGGCCGAACTGGCCGTGGTGCTTGACGGAGCCGGCGCGATCGTCGGCTACACGCTCGGCAATGACATGAGCGCCCGCGACATCGAGGGCGAGAATCCGCTGTATTTGCCGCAGGCCAAGATTTATCGGGCGTGCTGCGCGCTCGGGCCGGTCGTACTGGTGAGCGACGCGCCCGTGCAGCGGGCCCTCACGCTGTGGTGCCGGATCTCGCGCGGCGGGCGCGAGGTGTTTCGCGGCGAGGTATCGACCGCGCGCCTCCACCGGCCGCTCGCCGACCTTATCGCCTGTCTCAAGCGGTCCAACGACGTGCCGGCGATGACCGTGCTGCTGACCGGCACCGGCATCGTGCCGCCCGACGAGTTTGCCTGCGAGGCGGGCGATCTGATCGAGATCGGGGCCGACGAGATCGGCGTGCTGCGGAACCCGGCGGTGCGCGTGGCCTAG
- a CDS encoding L-fuconate dehydratase, with product MPTKIVDVVVRDVRFPTSRARDGSDAMNPDPDYSAAYVVLKTDHPAGIEGHGLTFTIGRGNDVCVAAIRALAPLVRGRTLESCTGAMGQLYRTITGDSQLRWIGPEKGAIHLATAAVVNAMWDLYAKAEGKPLWKLLSDLSPEALVAAIDFRYMNDALTADEALDLLQRRQAGRAGREAEMRRDGFPAYTTSAGWLGYPDEKVRRLCREAVAAGWTHIKMKVGVNPDDDRRRAALIREEIGPDRALMMDANQYWDVPTAIERMAALVGFRPLWIEEPTSPDDILGHAAIARAVAPVGVATGEHVHNRVMFKQYFQANAIAFCQADVARLGGVNEMLAVLLLAAKFGIPVCPHAGGVGLCEYEQHISLFDYIAVSGSLERRVLEYVDHLHEHFIDPVVIRRGRYMPPLRPGFSVTMRPESLDAYEFPRGRMWQEAAG from the coding sequence ATGCCCACGAAGATCGTCGACGTCGTCGTGCGCGACGTCCGGTTTCCCACCTCCCGCGCGCGCGACGGCTCGGACGCGATGAACCCCGACCCCGATTACTCCGCCGCCTACGTGGTGCTCAAGACCGATCATCCCGCGGGGATCGAGGGCCACGGCCTCACCTTCACGATCGGCCGCGGCAACGACGTCTGCGTCGCGGCGATTCGCGCGCTCGCGCCGCTGGTCCGGGGCCGGACCCTGGAATCGTGTACCGGCGCCATGGGCCAGCTCTACCGGACGATCACCGGAGACAGCCAGCTCCGGTGGATCGGGCCGGAAAAGGGCGCGATCCACCTCGCGACGGCCGCGGTCGTGAACGCGATGTGGGACCTGTACGCGAAGGCGGAGGGGAAGCCCCTTTGGAAGCTGCTGAGCGATCTGTCTCCCGAGGCGCTGGTGGCCGCGATCGACTTTCGCTACATGAACGACGCGCTGACGGCCGACGAGGCGCTGGACTTGTTGCAGCGGCGGCAGGCGGGCCGCGCCGGCCGCGAGGCGGAGATGCGGCGCGACGGATTTCCGGCCTACACGACCTCCGCGGGCTGGCTCGGCTACCCGGACGAGAAGGTCCGGCGCCTGTGCCGGGAGGCGGTCGCGGCGGGCTGGACCCATATCAAGATGAAGGTCGGCGTCAACCCCGACGACGACCGGCGCCGCGCCGCCCTGATCCGTGAGGAGATCGGACCCGACCGCGCGTTGATGATGGACGCGAACCAGTACTGGGACGTCCCCACGGCGATCGAGCGGATGGCCGCTCTCGTCGGCTTCCGGCCGTTGTGGATCGAGGAGCCGACGAGCCCCGACGACATCCTCGGTCACGCCGCGATCGCGCGGGCGGTGGCGCCGGTCGGGGTGGCGACCGGCGAGCACGTGCACAACCGGGTGATGTTCAAGCAGTACTTTCAGGCGAACGCAATCGCGTTCTGCCAGGCGGACGTGGCGCGGCTCGGCGGGGTCAACGAGATGCTGGCGGTACTTCTGCTGGCGGCGAAGTTCGGGATCCCGGTGTGCCCGCACGCCGGCGGGGTCGGCCTGTGCGAGTACGAACAGCACATCTCGCTGTTCGACTACATCGCGGTGTCGGGCTCGCTCGAGCGCCGCGTGCTCGAGTACGTGGATCACCTGCACGAGCATTTCATCGATCCCGTCGTGATCCGGCGAGGACGGTACATGCCGCCGCTCCGGCCGGGTTTCAGCGTGACGATGCGGCCGGAGTCGCTGGACGCGTACGAGTTTCCGCGCGGCCGCATGTGGCAGGAGGCCGCTGGATAG
- a CDS encoding class I SAM-dependent methyltransferase produces MSIYRRYAEAYAKAGQGRFSLQLVPWVAAVLERHGSGTRTLADVACGAGEFAVAMARKGLAVTGIDQSPEMLALASAAADRSGVRITWLEQDMRELRLPAPVDAATCLYDSLNFLVDEGELRRAMSAVAESLRPGGLFLFDMATVRGLATRWGNRVWIIQDSDDAFEANQSEFDYDSGIATLRVNAFLHRQGDLYERVKEVHRERGYPVPAIDAALTGAAFTILGRWSSETFDEVTPDAQRIFYAARRR; encoded by the coding sequence GTGAGCATCTACCGCCGGTACGCGGAAGCCTACGCCAAAGCCGGTCAGGGACGGTTCAGCCTACAGCTCGTACCCTGGGTGGCGGCCGTGCTCGAACGCCACGGCAGCGGGACGCGCACGCTGGCGGACGTGGCATGCGGCGCGGGGGAGTTCGCGGTGGCGATGGCCCGAAAGGGGCTCGCCGTGACCGGGATCGACCAGTCGCCGGAGATGCTCGCGCTCGCGAGCGCGGCCGCCGATCGAAGCGGCGTCCGCATCACCTGGCTCGAGCAGGACATGCGCGAGCTGCGTCTTCCCGCGCCGGTGGATGCCGCGACCTGTCTCTACGACAGCCTCAACTTTTTGGTCGACGAGGGCGAACTTCGCCGGGCGATGAGCGCGGTCGCGGAGTCGCTCCGCCCCGGCGGACTCTTCCTCTTCGACATGGCAACGGTGCGCGGCCTGGCGACGCGATGGGGCAACCGGGTGTGGATCATCCAGGACTCCGACGACGCGTTCGAAGCCAACCAAAGTGAATTCGATTACGATTCCGGAATCGCCACCCTCCGCGTAAACGCCTTCCTGCACCGGCAGGGCGACCTCTACGAGCGGGTCAAGGAAGTGCACCGCGAACGGGGGTACCCGGTTCCCGCGATCGACGCGGCCCTGACGGGCGCCGCGTTCACCATCCTCGGGCGTTGGAGCAGCGAAACGTTCGACGAGGTGACGCCGGACGCGCAGCGGATCTTCTACGCCGCGCGGCGGCGGTAA
- a CDS encoding GNAT family N-acetyltransferase, whose amino-acid sequence MRAATTADVAAIARVHVDAWRSTYRGIVPQAFLDGLSYRDREALWHRVLNGPPERHGVFVAEAGAQGIVGFADGARPQTPHLAYEGRLSAIYIVEAFQGRGLGRDLVLNVVAWFVEHGIRSMLVWVLADNPACRFYEALGGTRIEVTRIEIGGAGLEEVAYGWADVTRIMRPSR is encoded by the coding sequence GTGAGAGCCGCCACGACGGCGGATGTCGCCGCCATCGCCCGCGTACACGTCGACGCCTGGCGGTCAACGTACCGCGGCATCGTCCCGCAAGCATTTCTGGACGGGCTGTCCTATCGGGATCGTGAAGCACTCTGGCATCGCGTCCTCAACGGCCCGCCCGAACGCCACGGGGTGTTCGTGGCCGAGGCCGGCGCGCAGGGCATCGTCGGCTTTGCGGACGGCGCGCGGCCACAAACTCCGCACCTAGCGTACGAAGGCCGATTGTCCGCGATTTACATCGTCGAAGCATTTCAGGGGCGGGGCCTCGGGCGGGATCTGGTCCTGAACGTCGTGGCCTGGTTCGTCGAGCACGGCATCCGTTCAATGCTGGTGTGGGTGCTTGCGGATAACCCGGCATGCCGTTTCTACGAGGCGTTGGGAGGCACACGGATCGAGGTCACGCGAATCGAGATCGGCGGAGCGGGCCTCGAGGAAGTCGCGTACGGATGGGCCGACGTGACGAGGATCATGCGCCCCTCGCGATGA
- a CDS encoding DUF72 domain-containing protein encodes MMPDVDQLSLLPPAPAAPVGGRIYVGTCSWAEKSFVKSDFYPSGVRGASDRLRYYAGRFPTVEVDASYFALLPPAYSRRWAEETPPGFVMNAKAFGLFTGHGAAVKRLPAGFAGLLPARLRDAAEVKLPDVPEEFRNACWDAYREFLAPLGDAGKLGYVLFQLPPGTRYAPAVVDEMARWREELAGRRIAVEFRHRSWSHHPEVLDELARLGLAYVMVDLPDLPWLMPPVEAVTSKIAVIRFHGRNREGWARAGASTDQRYDYAYSGEELRQWAGVARRLAERADRLYAMFNNHVGGAMARDARTLADLLEGRG; translated from the coding sequence ATGATGCCGGACGTCGACCAGCTCTCGCTGCTGCCGCCGGCCCCTGCAGCGCCGGTGGGCGGCCGCATCTACGTCGGGACGTGCTCGTGGGCGGAGAAGTCGTTCGTGAAGAGCGATTTTTATCCGTCGGGAGTGCGCGGCGCCTCCGACCGGCTGCGGTACTACGCCGGCCGGTTCCCCACGGTTGAGGTCGACGCATCGTACTTCGCGCTGCTGCCGCCGGCCTACAGTCGCCGCTGGGCGGAAGAGACGCCGCCGGGGTTCGTCATGAACGCGAAGGCGTTCGGGCTGTTCACCGGGCACGGCGCCGCGGTCAAGCGGCTCCCCGCGGGCTTCGCCGGGTTGCTGCCCGCGCGCCTCCGGGACGCGGCCGAAGTGAAGCTGCCCGACGTGCCGGAGGAGTTTCGGAACGCGTGCTGGGACGCGTACCGCGAATTTCTCGCGCCGCTCGGGGACGCGGGTAAGCTCGGCTACGTGCTGTTCCAGCTGCCGCCCGGAACGCGCTACGCGCCGGCGGTCGTCGACGAGATGGCGCGCTGGCGCGAGGAGCTCGCCGGGCGGCGGATCGCCGTGGAATTCCGGCACCGCAGCTGGTCGCATCACCCGGAGGTGCTCGACGAGCTGGCGCGGCTCGGACTTGCCTACGTCATGGTGGATCTGCCCGACCTGCCGTGGCTGATGCCGCCGGTCGAGGCGGTGACCTCCAAGATCGCGGTGATCCGCTTCCACGGACGAAACCGCGAAGGCTGGGCCCGCGCGGGCGCGTCGACCGATCAGCGCTACGACTACGCCTATTCCGGCGAGGAACTGCGGCAGTGGGCGGGCGTCGCGCGGCGGCTGGCGGAGCGCGCGGACAGACTCTACGCGATGTTCAACAACCACGTCGGCGGCGCCATGGCGCGCGACGCGCGGACCTTGGCCGATCTGCTCGAGGGACGAGGCTGA